In one Sulfuricella sp. genomic region, the following are encoded:
- a CDS encoding N-6 DNA methylase: MRLTQQQLEAHLWGAANILRGKTAGQDYKNYILSLMFYKRLCDQWENEADDAIAVLERQQGKQFTDAQKAVFRARGEHRFSIPDGSRWGDVLAESVNLGEKLTQAMRAVSSANEELKGVFTVDWNQPAPDGSGKPLIPNEVVHALIQHFESHDLSNASVPPDILGRAYEYLIKQFADDAGAKAGEFFTPPEVVDTLVRILEPHPGDTIYDPTCGSGGMLVHAADYLRENSHHATSAQYFGQEMNWGNAAIGKINSVLHGLEATIAAGVSTITDPAFKDGEGKVRKFSLALANFPFSDEFWWLKPEQQTDDKKKKDKLKKEIFGKEGFKDPFGRFGRGAAFKAPPAAYGDYAFILHILASLTDDGRAGIVCPQGVLFRGQPEVEEETGEFDDDGNPIIKRRKADDEHLIRKSLIESRLIDTVISLPLNVFYGAGVPACLLILKKQRPPERHDKVLLVYAARHFRELSNQNELRPQDVMRMLVHVQAYGDATKVPGLVAKQSQRIREQINTREHDQIERLEAEYADHATRLAKLETQVAETRAEFAKITAKVAKNKAEAALAKLEGQRDKAAAKVAERDEKIAEARRRAEDDRRDVEQVGTELGALYGNADELLKHARVVGIDEIQENDFNLNIPRYVDTFEPESRVVVTEALSSLRNAESSLRSAETELLSLLQKSGYVKVQPC; this comes from the coding sequence ATGAGACTGACACAACAACAACTCGAGGCTCACCTGTGGGGCGCTGCCAATATTCTGCGCGGTAAAACTGCCGGGCAGGACTACAAGAATTACATCCTGTCACTGATGTTCTACAAGCGGCTCTGCGACCAATGGGAGAACGAGGCGGACGATGCCATCGCGGTGCTCGAGCGCCAGCAGGGCAAGCAATTCACCGATGCGCAGAAGGCAGTTTTTCGGGCGCGTGGCGAGCACCGATTTTCCATTCCTGACGGCAGTCGCTGGGGTGACGTACTGGCCGAATCGGTGAACCTCGGTGAGAAACTCACGCAGGCCATGCGCGCGGTATCCAGCGCCAATGAAGAATTGAAGGGCGTATTCACCGTCGACTGGAACCAGCCGGCACCGGATGGCAGCGGCAAACCGCTGATCCCCAACGAGGTGGTGCACGCGTTGATCCAGCACTTCGAGTCACACGACCTCTCCAACGCCAGTGTTCCGCCTGACATTTTGGGGCGGGCCTATGAGTACCTGATCAAGCAGTTTGCCGACGATGCCGGTGCCAAAGCGGGCGAGTTTTTTACGCCGCCCGAGGTGGTGGATACCTTGGTGCGCATCTTGGAGCCGCACCCGGGCGATACCATTTACGACCCCACCTGCGGTAGCGGCGGCATGTTGGTGCACGCGGCGGATTACCTGCGCGAGAACAGCCACCACGCCACATCAGCCCAATATTTCGGCCAGGAGATGAATTGGGGCAATGCCGCCATCGGCAAGATCAACTCCGTGTTGCACGGTCTGGAGGCAACCATCGCTGCCGGTGTCAGCACCATCACAGACCCGGCCTTCAAGGATGGCGAAGGCAAGGTGCGCAAGTTTTCGCTGGCGCTCGCCAATTTCCCGTTCTCTGATGAGTTCTGGTGGTTGAAGCCGGAACAGCAGACGGACGACAAGAAGAAAAAGGACAAGCTCAAGAAGGAGATTTTCGGCAAGGAAGGATTCAAGGACCCGTTTGGTCGCTTCGGTCGCGGCGCTGCTTTCAAGGCCCCGCCTGCCGCTTACGGTGATTACGCTTTCATCCTGCACATCCTTGCCTCGCTGACCGATGACGGCCGCGCCGGCATCGTCTGCCCACAGGGCGTGCTTTTCAGGGGGCAGCCCGAAGTGGAGGAGGAAACCGGTGAGTTCGACGATGACGGCAATCCCATCATCAAGCGCCGCAAGGCCGACGATGAGCACCTGATCCGCAAGTCCTTGATTGAGTCGCGGCTGATTGACACTGTGATTTCCCTGCCGCTCAACGTGTTCTACGGCGCTGGCGTGCCGGCATGCCTGCTTATCCTGAAGAAGCAGCGGCCACCAGAGCGGCACGACAAGGTACTGCTGGTCTACGCCGCTCGTCATTTCCGTGAACTTTCCAATCAAAACGAATTGCGTCCGCAAGATGTGATGCGGATGTTGGTACACGTACAGGCCTATGGTGATGCAACCAAGGTGCCCGGCCTGGTGGCGAAGCAAAGCCAGCGCATTCGCGAGCAGATCAACACCCGCGAGCACGATCAGATCGAACGACTGGAAGCGGAATATGCTGATCACGCGACGCGCCTGGCCAAGCTGGAAACTCAAGTGGCGGAAACTCGGGCCGAGTTTGCCAAAATCACCGCAAAGGTAGCCAAGAATAAAGCCGAGGCGGCCTTAGCCAAGCTCGAAGGACAGCGCGACAAGGCTGCCGCCAAGGTTGCCGAACGCGATGAAAAGATCGCCGAAGCCCGGCGCCGAGCCGAGGACGACCGGCGCGATGTGGAGCAGGTCGGTACGGAATTGGGGGCGCTCTACGGCAATGCAGACGAACTGCTTAAGCATGCCCGTGTCGTTGGCATCGACGAGATACAAGAGAACGATTTCAACCTTAACATCCCACGCTACGTGGATACCTTCGAGCCGGAATCAAGGGTGGTGGTGACGGAAGCGCTGAGTTCGTTGAGAAACGCTGAGAGTTCGTTGCGAAGTGCTGAAACCGAGTTGCTCTCTTTGCTGCAAAAATCAGGCTATGTGAAAGTGCAGCCATGCTGA